Proteins from a genomic interval of Quercus lobata isolate SW786 chromosome 11, ValleyOak3.0 Primary Assembly, whole genome shotgun sequence:
- the LOC115969055 gene encoding auxin-responsive protein SAUR68-like, with protein MISAKKLLKLARKWQKLANIKRKRISFPRATRNPDESCNSSSVVVHKGHFVVYTADQRRFVLPLEYLNEEIFKELFRMSEEEFGLPRNGAITLPCDAVSMEYVVSMIQQNMAKDLEKALVKSIANGCHSSSSYLPPDLPNKQILICSF; from the coding sequence ATGATCAGTGCTAAGAAGCTACTCAAATTGGCAAGGAAGTGGCAAAAGCTGGCTAATATCAAGAGGAAAAGAATCTCATTTCCTAGAGCCACTAGAAATCCAGATGAAAGTTGCAACTCATCGTCGGTGGTGGTTCATAAGGGTCACTTTGTTGTTTACACTGCTGACCAAAGACGCTTTGTGCTTCCTCTGGAATATCTTAACGAGGAAATTTTCAAGGAACTCTTTAGAATGTCAGAAGAAGAATTTGGACTGCCCAGAAATGGGGCTATCACACTCCCATGTGATGCAGTGTCTATGGAGTATGTAGTTTCTATGATCCAACAGAATATGGCCAAAGATCTAGAGAAAGCATTAGTCAAGTCCATAGCTAATGGTTGCCATTCATCATCTTCATATCTCCCTCCAGATCTACCCAACAAACAAATACTAATCTGCAGCTTCTGA